Proteins encoded by one window of Yersinia massiliensis:
- the fdx gene encoding ISC system 2Fe-2S type ferredoxin, with protein MPKIVFLPHKDLCPDGAVLEATQGETILDVALRNGIDIEHACEKSCACTTCHCVVREGFDSLPESSELEDDMLDKAWGLEPESRLSCQARVTDEDLVVEIPRYTINHAREH; from the coding sequence ATGCCCAAAATAGTATTTCTGCCCCATAAAGACCTTTGCCCGGATGGAGCAGTACTGGAAGCAACCCAAGGTGAGACGATACTGGACGTCGCCTTGCGCAATGGTATCGATATTGAGCACGCGTGTGAGAAATCTTGTGCCTGCACCACTTGCCACTGTGTGGTACGAGAGGGTTTTGATTCCCTGCCAGAAAGCAGCGAATTGGAAGATGACATGTTAGACAAAGCTTGGGGGCTGGAACCGGAAAGCCGCTTGAGCTGTCAGGCACGAGTGACTGACGAAGATCTGGTGGTTGAGATCCCTCGCTATACGATTAACCATGCGCGGGAGCACTAA
- the iscX gene encoding Fe-S cluster assembly protein IscX: protein MSLTWQDTREIGEALYDQFPETDPKTVRFTDMHQWICDLEDFDDDPQGSNEKVLEAILLVWLDEFE from the coding sequence ATGAGCTTAACGTGGCAAGATACACGCGAGATTGGTGAAGCCCTATACGACCAATTTCCAGAGACCGATCCTAAAACGGTGCGTTTTACTGATATGCATCAGTGGATTTGTGATCTGGAAGATTTTGATGACGATCCGCAGGGATCGAATGAAAAAGTGCTAGAAGCTATCTTATTGGTCTGGTTAGATGAATTTGAGTAA